Proteins encoded within one genomic window of Oryza glaberrima chromosome 12, OglaRS2, whole genome shotgun sequence:
- the LOC127756763 gene encoding receptor kinase-like protein Xa21 has protein sequence MELRMQHKYTEHTQNPEKSSRRGCRFVRSGQAEAMKTSMCAKRLEKLTVRLFYALLLLSLGVNKIGCGTLADNSTDVLSLEYFKRQINNDVTGVFKTWNSSIWHCMWQGVTCSKTHPGRVVALELGGLHLAGQISSSVGNLTFLRTLNLSTNHFSGQIPPLNHLRKIQILDLSSNSLTGAIPDTLTNCSSLTILDLNINSLSGEIPLKIGLLSNLSGLFLSVNNLTGNIPPTLGNISHIKVLGLAQNHLTGSIPQELGKLSNMRKLLLGSNRLSGIVPQSIFNLSSLQVLSLEINMLGKTLPHDIGIGLPSIQLFSLNRNMFEGEIPYSIGNASNLQVFDLSYNHFIGEIPSSFGKLGYLVDLALENNKLQAKDMKSWEFLSALRNCSFLKYLSLNNNQLEGVIPNSIGNLPTSLQILLLGWNKLSGIVPPSIGNLRGLTRLGLAANKHSGTIEGWIGNLTNLQVVNLNGNSFNGPIPSSIGKLTRLTIFSLLRNSFEGSIPSTLGNLTHLSKLDFRVNNLTGTIPKEVFSVSTMVECSLSFNHLEGPIPSDFTKLQQLIKLDLSLNNLTGEIPYSLGQCEQLQTLDMNRNYLTGSIPLSFKNLKSLSMLDLSYNNLSGTVPVILCDLASLTQLDISYNNFQEEMPKNGVCSNATAVSLAGNSRLCGGAMNLRLPMCPSSPAVSQRRKRVYYWIKILVPIFGFMSIILLAYFLLLERKRPKGRYLSSTSLGENFPKVSYKDLAQATRDFSESNLIGKGSYGTVYRGKLNESKIEVAVKVFDHEMHGAERSFMSECEALRSIQHRNLLPIITACSTVDSQGNVFKALIYEFMPNGNLDTWIHRPQEQGEATKCLNLTQRINIATNIADALDYLHHDCGRPTVHRDLKPCNILLDDDMNALLGDFGIARFYPDSLSPSISTSSIGVKGTIGYIAPEYAGGGRASTFGDVYSFGIVVLEMITGKRPTDPMFKDGIDIVSFVESNFPRQIFDAIDAHIIEECKNTSQESTVPENEVHQCLVSLVQIALSCSRPLPNERANMKQVARKMQSIRASHLGWNTKSN, from the exons ATGGAGCTGAGAATGCAGCACAAGTACACAGAACACACGCAAAACCCGGAAAAATCAAGCAGAAGAGGCTGCCGTTTTGTGCGCTCCGGCCAAGCAGAG GCAATGAAGACCTCAATGTGTGCCAAGCGACTTGAGAAACTTACTGTACGTCTATTCTATGCGTTGCTGCTATTGTCTCTGGGTGTCAACAAAATTGGTTGCGGAACGCTAGCTGATAACAGCACGGATGTGCTCTCACTGGAATATTTCAAGCGTCAAATCAACAACGATGTCACTGGAGTGTTCAAAACTTGGAACTCCAGTATCTGGCACTGCATGTGGCAGGGAGTGACGTGCAGCAAAACGCACCCCGGGCGCGTTGTGGCGTTGGAGCTCGGCGGCCTACACTTGGCTGGGCAAATCAGCTCTTCTGTCGGAAACCTTACGTTCCTCCGTACACTTAACTTGTCCACAAATCACTTCTCTGGCCAAATACCTCCTCTCAACCATCTCCGCAAAATTCAAATCCTTGATCTCAGCTCAAACTCATTGACCGGTGCTATTCCAGATACACTTACAAATTGTTCCAGCCTAACAATTTTAGACCTGAATATAAACTCTCTTTCAGGTGAAATTCCCCTCAAAATAGGCCTCCTATCCAACCTTTCAGGCTTATTCCTTTCTGTGAATAATCTCACTGGAAACATCCCCCCAACTCTTGGCAACATCAGTCACATAAAAGTACTCGGTCTTGCCCAGAACCATCTAACCGGCAGCATTCCCCAAGAGCTTGGCAAGTTGTCAAATATGCGGAAGTTGCTACTAGGTTCGAATAGGCTTTCAGGTATAGTCCCACAATCCATCTTTAACCTGTCTTCTCTTCAGGTACTAAGTCTGGAGATTAATATGCTGGGTAAGACATTACCACATGACATTGGTATTGGACTTCCTAGCATACAACTATTCTCTCTGAACCGAAACATGTTTGAAGGGGAGATCCCATATTCCATAGGAAATGCTTCAAACCTACAAGTATTTGATTTATCATATAACCATTTCATCGGTGAAATTCCTAGTTCTTTTGGTAAGCTTGGCTATCTGGTTGATTTAGCCCTGGAGAATAACAAGCTTCAAGCAAAGGACATGAAAAGCTGGGAATTCTTAAGCGCACTGCGAAACTGCTCTTTTCTAAAATACCTTAGTTTAAATAATAATCAACTCGAAGGAGTTATACCAAATTCGATTGGCAATCTACCCACCAGCCTTCAAATTTTACTGTTGGGATGGAACAAACTTTCAGGGATAGTTCCACCGAGCATAGGAAATCTTCGTGGCTTAACTAGGCTAGGACTTGCTGCGAACAAACATTCCGGTACAATCGAAGGATGGATCGGAAATCTAACAAATCTTCAAGTCGTAAATCTCAACGGGAACAGTTTCAATGGGCCCATCCCGTCCTCTATTGGCAAGCTAACGAGGTTAACAATATTTAGTTTATTGAGAAATAGTTTCGAGGGTTCAATTCCGTCCACCTTGGGAAACCTTACGCATCTTTCAAAACTTGATTTTAGAGTTAATAATTTAACCGGCACTATACCTAAAGAGGTCTTTAGCGTGTCCACAATGGTGGAGTGTTCGTTATCCTTTAACCATCTAGAAGGTCCAATACCTTCAGATTTCACTAAGCTTCAGCAACTTATAAAACTTGATCTTTCATTAAACAATCTCACCGGGGAAATTCCTTACAGTTTGGGCCAGTGTGAACAGTTGCAAACTCTCGACATGAACAGAAACTACCTCACAGGAAGTATTCCGTTGTCTTTCAAAAACCTGAAGAGCTTGTCCATGCTCGATCTTTCCTATAACAATTTGTCAGGCACAGTCCCGGTGATTCTATGTGACCTAGCGTCTCTTACCCAGCTAGATATTTCTTACAATAATTTCCAAGAAGAGATGCCCAAAAATGGAGTATGTTCAAATGCTACTGCTGTTTCCCTTGCTGGCAATTCGAGACTCTGTGGAGGAGCCATGAACCTGCGTTTGCCCATGTGCCCGAGCAGCCCAGCTGTTTCCCAGAGAAGGAAACGAGTGTATTACTGGATTAAAATATTAGTTCCAATATTTGGCTTCATGTCAATCATATTATTGGCCTACTTTTTACTCCTTGAGAGGAAGAGACCAAAAGGAAGATATTTATCTTCGACTTCTCTTGGCGAGAACTTTCCTAAAGTTTCTTATAAAGATCTAGCTCAAGCCACAAGAGATTTCTCGGAGTCTAACCTGATCGGAAAAGGCAGCTACGGTACAGTCTACAGAGGAAAGTTGAATGAAAGTAAAATAGAAGTGGCTGTGAAGGTTTTTGATCATGAGATGCATGGCGCCGAGAGAAGCTTTATGTCGGAATGTGAAGCATTGAGAAGCATCCAGCACCGAAATCTTCTCCCAATCATAACTGCATGCTCAACAGTAGACAGCCAAGGGAATGTATTCAAAGCTTTAATTTACGAGTTCATGCCAAACGGAAACTTGGACACATGGATACATCGTCCCCAAGAGCAAGGAGAAGCCACAAAATGTCTAAACTTAACTCAAAGAATAAACATAGCTACAAACATAGCTGATGCATTGGACTATTTACATCATGACTGTGGAAGGCCTACAGTCCATCGTGACTTGAAGCCTTGCAACATACTTCTGGATGACGATATGAACGCTCTTTTGGGAGACTTCGGAATAGCAAGATTTTATCCTGATTCTTTGTCGCCATCAATTTCGACAAGTTCAATTGGTGTAAAGGGAACCATAGGATATATTGCTCCAG AGTATGCGGGAGGTGGCCGTGCATCAACTTTTGGGGATGTTTACAGCTTTGGAATAGTTGTTCTGGAGATGATCACGGGTAAAAGACCAACGGATCCTATGTTCAAAGATGGAATCGATATCGTCAGCTTTGTTGAAAGCAATTTCCCACGTCAAATATTTGACGCTATTGATGCTCATATAATAGAAGAATGCAAGAACACTTCTCAAGAAAGCACGGTACCAGAAAATGAGGTCCATCAATGCCTCGTGTCTCTAGTACAAATAGCACTTTCATGTTCACGCCCTTTACCAAATGAGCGAGCGAATATGAAACAGGTAGCCAGAAAAATGCAATCGATCAGGGCTTCACATCTTGGATGGAATACTAAGAGCAACTAA